AGGTGGTGAAGTAGCCGGCAAGCGGCGATGGCCGCTCCCACATCTCGCGCCCACAGAGAGCGTAGCGGTAGTCAGCCGGCGACAGCTGCTGCCGGTCGATCACCCACAGGCATTCGCCAAGAAAGAAGAGCAGGAGGAGTGCGGCAATCTGTTGCGGTCGGCCAATGTGGATCTTAGGAAGTTTCATCTTGATAGGAATCGAAGCCTGGTGCGAATGCCTGGGTGCCCCATCCATCGCGCTCTTGTCTCACGCGATGGGTGGGATGTATGAAGTCCAATCAGACAGCTTTTGCAGCCAGACCAACACCCCGACAGCCCCGCATACGAGTGTATCTTGAAGAAGAGAGGTGTCATGCAGTCGCTTTCCTTCACTCCCGGCCGTGCTTTCTTATCGTCAAACTCTACCGCCGTGCCTTGGACGGTCGTCTTTGAAGATGAAGGGGTTGCCGGATACTTTTATGCCTGCGACCGATCGCAGGAGACGCAGGAAAACAGCATCATGGACGCGATGCTGATCTACAACGTGGAAGCGCTTGCCAAGAGCGACGCCGAGCTGAAGCGCCCGGAGGCCACGCGCATCGCCAGCATCGAGTGGTCTCGCGATGGGCAACAAGCAGTCTTGTACCTAGACGGCACCGCCCAGGCGCTCTTCGACTTCCAGCAGCGCTGCGGATACTGCCGCATGGACTTCCCCAACTTCATGGCCGAGAACGGCGACACCTGGCGGAAGAGTTCGCACGCGTGGAATGAAAATGCGCTGCAGAGGTTCGAAGCGGCGCTTTACGTCTGAAATACAGGAAGAAGTGAAAAGGGAGAAGGGATAGGCCAATCCCAAAGCGTTTTTTCTCCCTATTCCCTTTTCACTTCTCCCTGCCCTACAGAAACATCGCTTCCACTTCCCGCCAGTTCTTCACGCGCCGGAAGCCCGTCACCGCAACATTGTGCGGCGATTCGAAGAGAATTCCCTCCCCGCTGAAGAGGCGAAGCTGCCGAGGGTTGTCGTCGATCAGGTAATCCGCGTGAATGATCGATTTGTTGCCGCAGAAGACGATGTGCGATGGCGGAATGAAGGGAAAGTGGCGCTCCAGCCATCGGTACTTCGGCACGAAGGAGGTCGGGAACTCCATGGCCGCCGTCGCAATGAACACCTCGTACTTCCTTTGCAACGCCTCGAGCACCCGTTGCGCGTCAGGCATCACATTCAGCACTTCGAAGAAGTCCTCCGACCGCAGGTACGCCTCGAGCGCGGGGTGGTGATCGAGCGACACCACGTCCCACAGCCACTTCCCGTGCAGATCGTCCTTGGTAATCTTGGCGTCGTGATCGCGGTTATAGCGGAGAATGTGTTCGGCGACGGCGTCCGCTATCACCTCGTCCATATCGATCGCAATTCTCTTCAAACGACCCTCACTCACACCGCCAAAGATACAGGAGTCCCTACAACGACCGGATAATCTGAGCGGCGATACTCTCGACCGGCACCGTCTTCCGCTGCGGAGCGTCCCGCGCCGGATCATAGTACAGCAGCCGCCCGCAGCTCTCGCAAGTCATCATCTGGTCGTCGTTGCTCCGGTCGCGAAGCTCGTTCCAGCGCTGCGGGCGCACCATCATCTGGCATGCCTGGCACTTCTGGTTCAGCGCTTCGGAGACCGCGGTTCCCTTACCCTTTGCGATGCGGTCATAGGTGGAAAGCGCTGCCTCGCTCACCTCGGCCCGCACGGCGGCACGTTGCACCTCGACCGCCGCCAGCAGCGTCTTGTCCTTCGCGACCGTCTCGGTGGCCCGGGCGCTCTCGCGTTCTAGATTCTTTGCGGCGGTTTCGACTGCCTCGTCCGCCAGCTTCTTCTGCGCTTCGAGCGCCTCGCTGCGTTCCATGCTCTCCAGCTCCGCGTCCTCAAAGCCGGAGATCTTGCTCTTGGCAAACGCAATCTCGTGCTCAAACGCTGTCGCCTGCACGGCGTTCGCAGCGTTATCCAGTTGCTTGGTGACCTTGGCGATCTTCGCCTGCTGGTCCTTTATGTCGGACTCCTGCCGGCGGCGCAGCGCCTCTTCTTTGGCGATCAGATCGACCACGACCGCACGCTGGCCCTTTACCGCCTCCAGCCTTGCCGTCAGGCTGGCGACCAGCTTGGGCAGCGCGACCATCTCGTCGCGCAGGCGCTTGGCCTCAATATCGTGGGTCTGCAGAACGATCAGCTTCTCTAGGTCTGGATGCATTACGGCTCCGTGAATCTCTCACCCCCAGCATAAGCGCAATGGGGTTTCGAGCAAATACACGGGCGTGATTCGCGCTGGCCTTAACCGGAGAAATCCCGGTGAGCCCGCTCGAGCAGGGAACGATTGGCGAAAACCTGAGCGTATCCGATACTGATGCACAAGAGTAATAAGGCTACCTCGAACGGGGTTCCGCCTTTGCTGTCCCTTGCAACCCACCATCCGGGCAAGCTCGAACGGGCCGCCAATAGCGCCGTTTGGAGGACCAAAAGCGTCAAGACAAATGCAAAGTGACGCAAGATGAGATTTGGAATCTGTGGCCGGACGGCAGGGCAAGTGAACAGGTATCGCCGCAGCCGTCCAGTAGCGGCAAAAGTTAGAAATACCTCCGCAAGGGTGTATGTGACTGCAGATGCTCGCTGTATTCCGTAAGGCATGTTGGCCCAGAGAAGAAATAGCGAGAAACCGCCTGCGGTCATGCCTAAGGACAGCACTGTCATCAGACCGAAACGGGCGAGCGAAAACGGCGCACTCCGGCAAGGATCGGAATATGGCCACGGTTGCGTTGTCCGAGCTTGGGGATCGAATGACACAATACGATCGACTGGAATGGATTGATGACCAAGAAGGACGCTCGCTTGGGATTGACTTGGCTGGATGACATCGACGACGATCTCGTTAAGTTCGTCGTCGAATTGGACTATCTCGGCGGCGAATTTCTCACCCTCCGCAGTCGTGAAAATACCCACCATGCCAAATTCGGTTTCATCCAGCCACTCTGGGAGTTCTTCGTTTAGCATTTGCAAACCAGCTTAGCAAGGGACGACCATTGCCAGAATCCTCTAGGTCGACACTGCACACGGCCGAAACATCTCCGTCCGACAAATCACGAAGCATGCAGGTCGATGTTGATAGATCCGTCCGGAAAGTCTGCCCGCAGTTCCGTGCCCCCCAGAGCCTCCACATACTCCCGCAATGTACTGAGGTACATATCCGTGCGGCCCTCAATCTTCAATACCGATCCCTGATCGACTCGCAGGCGCTCCGCCACGGCTACCTGGGTCAGGCTGCGGGCCTTCCGCATCTTGTCCAACGGCATCGAAGCCAGCGTCTCCTTCAGGCGAGCGTCCAGGCGCGTCTGGCTCTCCGGTGACATCGCTCCACGAATCTTTGTCCAGGCTCTCCATCGCAAGTCCTGCTGACTTCTCCCTGTTTTAAGCATAAGCGCGCCGGCGATTGCCGAGAGCGCTAATTTGCGTGATGCTAGAGTTCAAACCATGGATCGCCCGATTTCAACACGCAGAGCGGATGGCTGGGTTGAAACAGAAGCAACTATCATCTCGTGTAAACAAACTTTGGGTTCCCGGCTTAGTAGCGGAGCGGTTCAGAGCGATGGATACGATCTACTTCCGGAGTACACGGTCGTATTCCGCTACATCGTTGCCCAGCACGCGTTCACGGGCAAATATCAGGTGCATTCAGAACAGGCGATTGGAAGCACTCTGACAATCGCATATGACCCGATAAGGCCTAAGAGAAACACTGGCACCGATTTGGTTTACAAGCCGTGGGTCAGACTTCTTGCCTGGACTCTTGCGGCAGGTGGAGTCGCACTCGCAATCTACCTGGGGCTACGGCTCCCCGATTACTATCAGCCATTTTAACGACAGCAAGAATAGAAGCAGATTCCCTTCGGTAATGACAAACAAGTGGAGTGATTTGGGGTGGTGAATCTTCCGACTACTTTCTATTCGCTCGCCAGCGCCCCCACCGCACTCCGCTTCTTTTCATCCTTCGCGTCCTGCTCCTTCACCCACTTCGCCAGTTGCTCGGGATTCAGGGTGATGCTGACCATGTCGAGTTCTCGGCCAGCCTCGCCACCATCCAGATCGACTACGATCATCCGCGTGTGTTTGCCATCCGCGTCGCCCTGCACATAGACGAAGGAGTCATCCCCGCCCGCCTCATGCTGGCGGACCATGGGCGACCAGCGCTTGCTCAGCCTCTCCTTCACCAGATCGCCCAGCCCCGTGCGGTCTGACTCGCCCCACTTTGGGACATCTTCGAACTCCACCACCTTCATCCCGTGAACTCCGTCCTTCGTCACAGAGCGGGCGAAGAGGTTTGCCACCCACATCATCGGCACCGATCTCCCTTGGATCTGGTAGCGGTCCGCGATGCTCCGCACCAGACCATCGAAGTCTCGCCGCGCCAGCGCGTCCGCATCGTGAGCAGACGCACCGGCATTAGGAACGAGCATCAGCACCACGGCGAAGGTGACGCCGGCAAGGATCATCAGGATGCCATCCGAATACTCAGCGAGCTTTCTCATTTACCGATTCCTTTCAGCTTGGGGTCGTCCTGCGGGACGCCGTACTTGGCGCCGATCTTGGTCAACTCACGCATGGTCATGTGGCCCTTCAGGTGGACAAAGGTCAGCGCCCTCGGCTCGGCCTCGATGACGATCAGCTCCGTCGTTTGGCCCTCGGTGTCGATCTTCACGCAGACGCTGGTGCTGGAGTGCTCGCTGCGCTCCTTGACCACATAAGACCAGCCGCCCGCGTCGAGCCGCTTCTGGAACTCGGCGAGGTCCGCAATGTTGTACTCGCCCGCTTTGGCGTACTCGTACTCGCGCACCACGATGAAGTCCATCTTCCTCGCGAGATCTTTCTGCTGCTTGTCCCCGTCGCCGTCACCATCGTTGTCCATGAACTTGCCGGCCATGGCGAGCATGTTCTTATCGAGATTTACCTCGGTCGACGACTTCGCGCCCTTGGCAAACTTCTCCGTCCCGGCGAACAGGTCGTCCTGCACCTGCGGCTCCATCGCCCGCGCTCCAACGGTCAGCAGCAGAACCGCCGCCAGCCATCCTGCCTTGATTCGTCTTCGTCCGTTCATAACTCCCCCAATCTCCCTACACAAAAAAACGTCATCTCGACCGGAGCATCGCGAAGTCTCTTCGCGATGCGGAGTGGAGAGACCCCCGCATTTCGCTTGTAACTAATCCACGCCGTGCATAGTCTTCGTCCCTGCCTGATCGATCCGCTGCTGCACCACAAACAGCGTCCTTCCTGTCACCTGCATCGCCAACGCAAACTGCTCCGCCGCCTCACGGGCCTTTGCCTGCTCCTGTTCCTGGAGTTGGCGCTGCTGCTCCACCTGCTCGACATGATGAACGCCGAAGCCGAGAACAATTGCGACCAGCAACACTGCCGCAACCGCCATCCAATGGCGCGCGTTGGTCACCGCCATCGGGAACGACAACAAGCGACCCTGCCTCGATGCCGGAACCCGCTGCATCACGCGGTCCGCGAACCCTTCCGGCGCTTCAACCCGCTGCAGATCGCGCCTCAACCTTGCTTCGAAATCATCCAACTCGCTCACGCTTGAACTCCTTCAACATCACATCCGCCTTGCGCCGCAGCAGGCCAAGTGCGCGCTGCAGATTACTCTTTACCGTCGCCACCGGCTGGCCGAGCAGTGTCGCAATCTCGTCCGGTTCGAGGTCTTCCTGATATCGCAAGACAACGGCTCCCCGCAGAACCTCCGGCAAGGTCGAGACCATCTGCTCCAGCCTCACCTCTGCCCCGCCAACCCGATCGGCAATGGCAGCCTCGTAGCTCTCGTCCCACTGCTCCGCGCTCCAGTCCGGCCTGACTGCTTTTCTACGTAGCCAGTCCGTCGCGCGATTCGCCGTCACTCTTCGCAGCCAGAACCGGACGTGATCTTCCGACTCCATCTTCTTCAGCGCCGCGTACAGCTCGAGAAACGCATCCTGCGCGATCTCCTCCGCCGCTCCCCGGTCGCCCGCTATGCGCAGCGCGATCGAATACACCATGGACTGGTGCTGCTCGACCAGACTGCGGAACTGGCTTTCGGCGATAACTCCCATGCGGCTTACCTACCTATACGCAGCGCGACTCGATTCTGAATGCAAAAATTATCGAGCGGATGAGAATGTCGCCCGTCTGTGTGAATAGAGGGGCTCGGCAGAAGGGGCTTATGACGTCGTTCGAGGGATACAGCTTGGCGTTGCCGACAATCGAAAGTGCCAAGGCGAAAGAGGCCGAACCGCAGAGGGTTGAGTGCGCGATCGACCTTCCGGCTCTCGTCGGGACGTACTCTGCCCTGCTCTTCCGGGTCGCGCATTCGGTGCTGCGCAGCCGGAGCGACGCTGAGGATGTGGTGCAGGACGCGTTTGTCAGAGTATTGGAGCACCGCAGCAAGTTGCCCGAAGTCCGCGAGATGCGCGTTTGGCTGGTGCGGATCGCATGGAACCTG
This Granulicella aggregans DNA region includes the following protein-coding sequences:
- a CDS encoding DUF2251 domain-containing protein; translation: MQSLSFTPGRAFLSSNSTAVPWTVVFEDEGVAGYFYACDRSQETQENSIMDAMLIYNVEALAKSDAELKRPEATRIASIEWSRDGQQAVLYLDGTAQALFDFQQRCGYCRMDFPNFMAENGDTWRKSSHAWNENALQRFEAALYV
- a CDS encoding 5' nucleotidase, NT5C type — encoded protein: MKRIAIDMDEVIADAVAEHILRYNRDHDAKITKDDLHGKWLWDVVSLDHHPALEAYLRSEDFFEVLNVMPDAQRVLEALQRKYEVFIATAAMEFPTSFVPKYRWLERHFPFIPPSHIVFCGNKSIIHADYLIDDNPRQLRLFSGEGILFESPHNVAVTGFRRVKNWREVEAMFL
- a CDS encoding zinc ribbon domain-containing protein, with product MHPDLEKLIVLQTHDIEAKRLRDEMVALPKLVASLTARLEAVKGQRAVVVDLIAKEEALRRRQESDIKDQQAKIAKVTKQLDNAANAVQATAFEHEIAFAKSKISGFEDAELESMERSEALEAQKKLADEAVETAAKNLERESARATETVAKDKTLLAAVEVQRAAVRAEVSEAALSTYDRIAKGKGTAVSEALNQKCQACQMMVRPQRWNELRDRSNDDQMMTCESCGRLLYYDPARDAPQRKTVPVESIAAQIIRSL
- a CDS encoding helix-turn-helix domain-containing protein encodes the protein MSPESQTRLDARLKETLASMPLDKMRKARSLTQVAVAERLRVDQGSVLKIEGRTDMYLSTLREYVEALGGTELRADFPDGSINIDLHAS
- a CDS encoding DUF4252 domain-containing protein; translated protein: MNGRRRIKAGWLAAVLLLTVGARAMEPQVQDDLFAGTEKFAKGAKSSTEVNLDKNMLAMAGKFMDNDGDGDGDKQQKDLARKMDFIVVREYEYAKAGEYNIADLAEFQKRLDAGGWSYVVKERSEHSSTSVCVKIDTEGQTTELIVIEAEPRALTFVHLKGHMTMRELTKIGAKYGVPQDDPKLKGIGK
- a CDS encoding RNA polymerase sigma factor — its product is MGVIAESQFRSLVEQHQSMVYSIALRIAGDRGAAEEIAQDAFLELYAALKKMESEDHVRFWLRRVTANRATDWLRRKAVRPDWSAEQWDESYEAAIADRVGGAEVRLEQMVSTLPEVLRGAVVLRYQEDLEPDEIATLLGQPVATVKSNLQRALGLLRRKADVMLKEFKRERVG